Genomic DNA from Nonomuraea rubra:
ACAGGCCGAGGTCGGAGCCGCCCGCGATCGACAGCAGCACGCCGTGCGCGCCGTCGATGCTGGCCTCCAGCAGCGGGCTGGAGACGGCCATCTCGGCCGCCGCCACGGAGCGGTCGTCGCCGCGCGCGTGGCCGATGCCCATGAGGGCCGAGCCCGCGCCCGACATGACCGACTTCACGTCGGCGAAGTCGAGGTTGATCAGGCCGGGGGTGGTGATCAGGTCGGTGATGCCCTGGACACCCGACAGCAGGACCTGGTCGGCGGCCTTGAACGCGTCGAGCACGCTCACCTGCCGGTCCGAGATCGACAGCAGCCGGTCGTTGGGGATCACGATCAGCGTGTCGACCTCGTCGCGCAGCGTCTCGATGCCCGCTTCCGCCTGCGACGCCCTGCGCCGTCCCTCGAAGCTGAACGGCCGGGTCACGACACCGATGGTGAGCGCGCCGAGCGATCTGGCGATGTTGGCCACGACGGGGGCGCCGCCCGTGCCCGTGCCGCCGCCCTCGCCCGCCGTGACGAAGACCATGTCGGCCCCCTTGAGGACCTCCTCGATCTCCTCGCGGTGGTCCTCGGCGGCCTTGCGGCCGACGTCGGGGTTGGCGCCCGCGCCGAGTCCGCGCGTGAGCTCGCGGCCCACGTCGAGTTTCACATCGGCGTCACTCATCAGCAGCGCCTGGGCGTCGGTGTTTATCGCGATGAACTCGACGCCCTTGAGTCCCTCTTCGATCATCCGGTTGACGGCGTTGACTCCGCCGCCGCCGATGCCGACGACCTTGATGACCGCGAGGTAGTTCTGCGGTGCTGCCACGACGAGGGGCCTTTCCGCTCGTTGACTTGCCATTTCGGTGCGGATTGTCTCCGCTTTTTGTCAGTTCGGGTAACTCTCAACCTCAGGTTGAGATTTAGATTTATGTCAACCTGAGATTGATACGGACAGTAGGAGTTACGCTCCAGGCGGGTCAACTAACCGCGCCGCAAGCACGTCCGGCGTGTCGCGGGCTGTCCGTTTCGCTCCGCAGTCGCGCCTGGTGGCGGCCCTCCTTCGCCGAAAGTCCGGCTTACAGGCTCTCACGCCGCGGCCCCCGCCTCGCACAGGCTCGGCGATGCCCTTGCCCCTGAGTTGCCAGACCCTGACGATCACGATCACTTCAGGGTCACCACGTCGGGTGAGCTGACGTCGTACAGGGTGACCGATCTTTCGCTCTTGAGCAGCGAGCTGAGGATGCGGCCCTTCTCCTCCGGCCGGTCCGGGCCACCCCAGATGACGGTACGGCCGTCCGACAGCGTCAGCGTCACGCCCTCGGCCGTGCCCGCGCGTACCTGCCTGACCTTGGCCGCCACCTCGTCGGGCACCGCCTCGATGACCTTGAGCGCGGCCATCATGGCGGGGTCGCCCTGCTGCGGGCGGTCCACCTTGAGCAGCGGCAGCATGGGCGGGGCGGCCGGCTTGAGCTCGATCACCACGCCCTGCCCGTCGACGATCGCCACCTTGTCGCCCGCCTGGACCGCGGCGACCGGCTGGCGCTCGACCACCTCGATCTTGAGCGTGCCGGGCCAGACCCGGTCGACCTTGGCCGAGGCGAGCTGTCTGATGCCCAGGACGCGGGTCTCGACGTCGGCGAGGTTCACGGTGGCGAGGGGGTGCAGGTCCGCCACGCCGGCCTGCTGCTCGATCCGCTCGCTGGGGACTGTGAGATTTCCCACGATCTCGATCGAACGCACTCCCAGCACGGGCGAGAAGAACACCAGCCACGCGGCCGAGCCCACCACCCCTGCCGTCAGCAGCACCAGGAACGCCGTGCGCGCCTTCATCGCCCTCCCACCGAACGCGGCTCATGTCGGCACCGAACCTACGCCGACGCGAGCCCCGACACCGCACGCCACGCCCAAACACGCCGTCCCGCCGCTGGTGGGGCCCCGGGCGGCCTGGGGCGGCCCCCCTCAGGCCAGGCGCGCCACGATCTGCGGCCCCAGCTCCGTCACGTCGCCGGCCCCCATCGTCAGCACGATGTCGCCCGGCCGCGCCCGCTCGGCCACCATCGCCGGCACGGCCGACCGGTCCGGCGCGTACGCCACCCGCTCGGGCGGCAACGGCACCCGCCCGGCCACCATGGCCCCCGACACCCCGGGCTCGGGATCCTCCCTGGCCCCGTAGACGTCGAGCACGATGGCCTCGTCGGCCAGCCCCAGCGCCAGGCCGAACTCGTCGGCGAAGAACCGCGTCCGCGAGTACAGGTGCGGCTGGAAGATCGCGATCACCCGCCCGGTGCCGGAGTAGGACGCCACGACGTCCCTGGCGGCCTTCAGGTCAGCGGTCAGCTCGGTCGGGTGGTGGGCGTAGCTGTCGAACACGGCGATGCCCCCGGCCTCGCCCTTGGCCTCGAAGCGCCGCTTGGCCCCGGTGAAGGCCCCCAGGCCCTCCCTGATCTCCTCGAACGGGAGCCCCAGCTCGTCGGCCACGGCGATCACCGCGGTGGCGTTGAGCGCGTTGTGAGCCCCGGGAACGGCCAGCCGCACCTCGCCCCTGCCCTCGATGGTGAAGACGGTGCCGAACCCGTCGGGCCTGACGCCGGAGACGCGGTAGTCGTCACCCTGGGCGCCGTACGTCCTGACGCGCAGCCCCCGCTCCCTGGCGCGCCGCGCCAGCTCCGCCGCGCCGGGGTCGTCGGCGCAGGCGATGAGCAGCGAGCCGACCCGCTCGGCGAAGCGGGCGAAGCTGTCGTGCACGGCCCGCGGGTCGCCGTAGTTGTCGAGGTGGTCGGCCTCGACGTTGGTCACCACGGCGAGGTCGGGGGCGAGCATCAGGAAGGAGCCGTCGCTCTCGTCGGCCTCGGCCACGAACACCCGCCCCTGCCCGTCGTCGGCGCCGAGCCCGGTGGTGACGAGCTGCCCGCCCACGCAGTAGGACGGGTCGGCGCCGCACTTCTGCAGCGCCACGGTGAGCATGGAGGTGGTGGTGGTCTTGCCGTGGGTGCCGGCGATGGCGACCGCGGTGCGCCCGGCCATGACGGAGGCCAGCGCGGCGGCCCGCGGGATGATCCGCAGCCCCTGCTTGAGCGCCTCGCCCAGCTCGGGGTTGGAGTCGCGGATGGCGGTGGAGACGACCACGGTGTCGACGTCCCTGATGTGGGAGGCGGCGTGCCCGATGTGCACGGTGGCGCCCAGCTCGCGCAGCTCGGTGATCTGCTCGGAGCTGCGCGCGTCGCTGCCCGTCACCCGCACGCCGCGCTTGAGCAGGATGCGGGCGATCCCCGACATTCCCGCGCCGCCGATGCCGATGAAGTGCACCCGGCCCAACTCTTCGACGGACACGGGATCGACCAGCTTCACGAGACTCATCGGGCTATCTCCAACACTTTCCTGGCAAGCATGATATCGGCGTCCTTCCTCCCCAGTCTGGAGGCGGCCTCCGACATGACGGCGACCCGCTCCGGGTCGTGGAGGATGGGCAGCACGTTGTGGATGATCCATTCGGGTGACAACTCGGCGTCGTCGGCCAGCAGGCCGCCGCCGCCCGCGACGATGCGCTCGGCGTTGATGCGCTGCTCGCCGTTGCCGTGCGGCAGCGGCACGTACGCGGCGGGCAGCCCCACCGCCGTCAGCTCCGCGCAGGTCAGCGCGCCGCTGCGGCACAGGGCCAGGTCGGCGGCGGCGTAGGCGAGATCCATGCGGTCCACGTACGGCAGCAGCACGTACTGCGGGTCGCCTGGCGGCGGCTCGTGCTCGACGGTGTTCTTCGGGCCCAGCACGTGCAGCACCTGAACGCCGGCCCTGCGCAGCACGGGGGCGGCGGCGAGCGCGGCCTCGTTGATCGACCTGGCGCCCTGCGAGCCGCCGAACACCAGCAGCGTCGGCCGGTCGTTCTCCAGCCCGAACCACGAGCGCGCCTTGTCGCCCGTGGACAGCCGGTCGAGCGTGACGATCTCGCGCCGCAGCGGCGTGCCGATGAACTCGGCCTTGGGCAGCGCGGCGTCGGGGAACCCGCTGAACACGTGGTCGGTCAGCCGCGCGCCCAGCCGGTTGGCCAGGCCGGGGCGCGGGTTGGCCTCGTGCACGACGATCGGCACGCCACGCCGCTTGGCCGCCAGGTAGGCGGGGGTCGCCACGTACCCGCCGAAGCCGACGAGGACGTCGGCCTTGACGCGGTCGAGGATCGCCGCCGTGGCGTTGATCGCCCCGGCCAGCCTGCCGGGCACGGTGAGCAGGCTCGGAGTGATCGCCCTGGGCAGCGGCACGGCCGGCACCAGCTCCAGCTCGTAGCCCCTGGCAGGCACGAGCCGCGTCTCCAAGCCGCGCTCCGTGCCCACGCAGGTGATGCCGACGCTCCCGTCAAGATGACGCAGCGCGTCCGCAAGGGCGAGCGCGGGCTCGATGTGCCCGGCTGTCCCCCCACCGGCGAGGACCACCCTCATCTCGGTCACTCCCTAACGTGTCACTCGGCCTCTGGTCGTACCCCCCAGGCCAAGCCAGCTTAGGGCCCGGGCGGCCGGTCCGGGGCCACGAGCCGCCAAGGCCTCACGCGCGCCTGGCTCGCGCTTGGCGAACGACAGCAGCATGCCGAGCGCGGCGAGCGTGGGCAGCAGCGCGGAGCCGCCGTACGAGACCAGCGGGAGGGGGATGCCCGTGATCGGCAGCACGCCGAGCACGGCCCCCATGTTGACGGTCGCCTGCCCGACGATCCAGGCCACCATGGCGGCGGCGGCGAGCCTGATGAAGGGGTCGTTGACCCGGACGGCCACGCGCAGCCCCGCGTAGCCGAGCAGCCCGAACAGCGCCACCACCATCAGCGTGCCCATCAGCCCGAGCTCCTCGCCGATGATGGCGAAGATGAAGTCGCTCTCGCCGTGCGGCAGCCAGCTCCACTTCTGCCGGCTCTCGCCCAGCCCCAGCCCGAACCAGCTGCCCGAGCCCATCGCGATCTGCCCCTGCACGGCCTGGTAACCGGCGCCCTGCGCGTCGGCCCACGGGTCGAGGAAGGCGCCGATGCGCGCCATCCGGTACGGCTCCACCTTGATCATGATGACCGCGGCCAGCACCGCCAGCGCCATGATGCCGCCGAACAGCTTGACCGGCGCCCCCACCACCCACAGCAGCGACAGGAAGATCATGAACAGCACGAGCGTGGTGCCCAGGTCGCGGCCGAGCATGACCATGACGGCCAGGATCGCGGTGCCGGGCATGAGCGGGATCAGCAGCTGCCGCCACTCGATGCGGCCCTGCCGCGCCCGCCTGGCCAGCAGGTCGGCGCCCCACAGGACGAGCCCGAGCTTGGCCGGCTCCGACGGCTGGATGGTCAGCGGGCCGATGTAGATCCACCGCTGCGCGCCCAGCTCCGACGAGCCGATGAACAGCACCATGACCAGCGCGATGATCGACAGCGCCATGACCGGGTAGCCGGCCCAGCGGAAGAACCTGACGGGCAGGCGCGAGCACAGGTACATGACGGGCACGCCGATCGCGGCCGACAGCGACTGCTTGATGAACCACGAGAACGGGCTGCCGGTCTTCTGCAGCGCCTCGATGCTGGAGGCGGACAGCACCATCATCAGCCCGAGTGCGAGCAGCAGCGCGCTGCACATGATGATCAGGTAGTAGGTGGTCAGCGGCCGGTCGAGCAGCTCCTTCAGCGCGCCGAGCTGCTCGCGGGCCCAGCCCTGCGGGCCCTCCTTCGCGGGGGCGGGCGCCCTGACCCGCTCCTCAGCGCTCGCGCTCATGTCGCTGCTTCAGCTCACGTACGGCACGCGCGAAGGCCTCCCCCCGCGCCGGATAGTTCGCGAACATGTCGAGGGAAGCCCCCGCCGGGGAGAGCAGCACGGTGTCCCCGGGGGAGGCCAGCCGCGCGGCTTCGGTGACGACTTTTTCCATCGCACCAGTGTCCCGATCGGGGATGTCCACGAGGGGGACATTCGGCGCGTGTCGCGCAATGGCTTCGGCGATCCTGGCGCGATCGGTGCCCAGCAGCACCGCGCCGCGCAGCCTGGGGGCCGCCTGGCGTACCAGGTCGTCGACGTCGGCGCCCTTGAGCAGCCCGCCCGCCACCCACACCACCGACGGGTACGAGGCCAGCGCCGCCGCGGCGGCGTGCGGGTTGGTGGCCTTGGAGTCGTCGATGTAGTCGACC
This window encodes:
- the ftsZ gene encoding cell division protein FtsZ is translated as MAAPQNYLAVIKVVGIGGGGVNAVNRMIEEGLKGVEFIAINTDAQALLMSDADVKLDVGRELTRGLGAGANPDVGRKAAEDHREEIEEVLKGADMVFVTAGEGGGTGTGGAPVVANIARSLGALTIGVVTRPFSFEGRRRASQAEAGIETLRDEVDTLIVIPNDRLLSISDRQVSVLDAFKAADQVLLSGVQGITDLITTPGLINLDFADVKSVMSGAGSALMGIGHARGDDRSVAAAEMAVSSPLLEASIDGAHGVLLSIAGGSDLGLFEINEAAQLVSMAAAPDANIIFGTVIDDALGDEVRVTVIAAGFDDVPGPAEKQAPRPVGRAPAQPPAAAPVSPPRPSAAAPSVKSEPPAPRPEVRPEPRPEPRAEFRAEPPRPEPRTEFRPEPPRPEPVRPVEPVREVPREPVREPARDSLRDPGPGDDPADEPSGPVSIPRPAPEPANPPTPITSRMSEPPKRPRVIFEEQEEELDVPDFLK
- a CDS encoding cell division protein FtsQ/DivIB: MKARTAFLVLLTAGVVGSAAWLVFFSPVLGVRSIEIVGNLTVPSERIEQQAGVADLHPLATVNLADVETRVLGIRQLASAKVDRVWPGTLKIEVVERQPVAAVQAGDKVAIVDGQGVVIELKPAAPPMLPLLKVDRPQQGDPAMMAALKVIEAVPDEVAAKVRQVRAGTAEGVTLTLSDGRTVIWGGPDRPEEKGRILSSLLKSERSVTLYDVSSPDVVTLK
- the murC gene encoding UDP-N-acetylmuramate--L-alanine ligase — protein: MSLVKLVDPVSVEELGRVHFIGIGGAGMSGIARILLKRGVRVTGSDARSSEQITELRELGATVHIGHAASHIRDVDTVVVSTAIRDSNPELGEALKQGLRIIPRAAALASVMAGRTAVAIAGTHGKTTTTSMLTVALQKCGADPSYCVGGQLVTTGLGADDGQGRVFVAEADESDGSFLMLAPDLAVVTNVEADHLDNYGDPRAVHDSFARFAERVGSLLIACADDPGAAELARRARERGLRVRTYGAQGDDYRVSGVRPDGFGTVFTIEGRGEVRLAVPGAHNALNATAVIAVADELGLPFEEIREGLGAFTGAKRRFEAKGEAGGIAVFDSYAHHPTELTADLKAARDVVASYSGTGRVIAIFQPHLYSRTRFFADEFGLALGLADEAIVLDVYGAREDPEPGVSGAMVAGRVPLPPERVAYAPDRSAVPAMVAERARPGDIVLTMGAGDVTELGPQIVARLA
- the murG gene encoding undecaprenyldiphospho-muramoylpentapeptide beta-N-acetylglucosaminyltransferase; its protein translation is MRVVLAGGGTAGHIEPALALADALRHLDGSVGITCVGTERGLETRLVPARGYELELVPAVPLPRAITPSLLTVPGRLAGAINATAAILDRVKADVLVGFGGYVATPAYLAAKRRGVPIVVHEANPRPGLANRLGARLTDHVFSGFPDAALPKAEFIGTPLRREIVTLDRLSTGDKARSWFGLENDRPTLLVFGGSQGARSINEAALAAAPVLRRAGVQVLHVLGPKNTVEHEPPPGDPQYVLLPYVDRMDLAYAAADLALCRSGALTCAELTAVGLPAAYVPLPHGNGEQRINAERIVAGGGGLLADDAELSPEWIIHNVLPILHDPERVAVMSEAASRLGRKDADIMLARKVLEIAR
- the ftsW gene encoding putative lipid II flippase FtsW, coding for MSASAEERVRAPAPAKEGPQGWAREQLGALKELLDRPLTTYYLIIMCSALLLALGLMMVLSASSIEALQKTGSPFSWFIKQSLSAAIGVPVMYLCSRLPVRFFRWAGYPVMALSIIALVMVLFIGSSELGAQRWIYIGPLTIQPSEPAKLGLVLWGADLLARRARQGRIEWRQLLIPLMPGTAILAVMVMLGRDLGTTLVLFMIFLSLLWVVGAPVKLFGGIMALAVLAAVIMIKVEPYRMARIGAFLDPWADAQGAGYQAVQGQIAMGSGSWFGLGLGESRQKWSWLPHGESDFIFAIIGEELGLMGTLMVVALFGLLGYAGLRVAVRVNDPFIRLAAAAMVAWIVGQATVNMGAVLGVLPITGIPLPLVSYGGSALLPTLAALGMLLSFAKREPGAREALAARGPGPAARALSWLGLGGTTRGRVTR